DNA from Pelobacter propionicus DSM 2379:
CCTTCGTGGTGGTGGAAAAGCACGTCGAGACCCTGGAAAAGCTTGAGGAGAGCGGCTACCTGCACATCAGGGGGGACGCCACCCAGGACGAGAGCATGCTCAAGGCGGGCATCAAGCGGGCCAAGGGGCTGATCTCGGTAGTCTCCTCCGACGCCGACAACGTCTACATCACCCTGACCGCGCGCGGCCTCAACCCCGAGCTCTTCATCCTGGCCCGTTCCAGCGACGAGAGCTCGGACATCAAGCTGAAGCGGGCCGGCGCCTCCAAGGTCATCTCCCCCTACGTCATCGGCGGAACCAGGATGGCCCAGTCAATCCTGCAACCCAACGTGGTCGACTTCATCGAGATCGCCACCGGCAGCGACCACCTGGACCTGCAGATGGAGGAAATCACCATTCCCCCCGACTCGGTCTTTGCCGGCGAGACACTGGTCAGCTCCGGGTTCCGCCGGGAAACCGGCGTGATCATCATCGGCATCAAGAAGGCCCACGGAAAGATGGTCTTCAACCCGCACTCCCAGGCCAAGATCGACGGCGACGACACCCTGATCGTCCTGGGAGAACCCTTATCCATCGCAAAGCTGGAAGATTTGATA
Protein-coding regions in this window:
- a CDS encoding potassium channel family protein, with the translated sequence MDPVRHLKISVAILLLLVSAGTIGFMSIEHWSLLDALYMTIITLGTVGFKEVHDLSDTGKGFTMSLIVVGVSVLGYIVGSLAQIMFEGQIQRVIGRKKVEKKIEALRGHYIVCGFGRIGSLICREFFSHKLPFVVVEKHVETLEKLEESGYLHIRGDATQDESMLKAGIKRAKGLISVVSSDADNVYITLTARGLNPELFILARSSDESSDIKLKRAGASKVISPYVIGGTRMAQSILQPNVVDFIEIATGSDHLDLQMEEITIPPDSVFAGETLVSSGFRRETGVIIIGIKKAHGKMVFNPHSQAKIDGDDTLIVLGEPLSIAKLEDLILHAGPASIIKQQLKRHSHHE